The bacterium region CGCGAGTTCCGGAGTTCCCGAACAGGGATACACCGAGTACCACCGTCAGATTTCTTCTTCCCGGATTCGGCATCCACGCGATGTGATTGTCTGGCTTCCCCCCTCTTACTACAAGGACCACAGAAAACGTTATCCGGTGCTGTATATGCATGATGGTCAAAACTTGATGGATCCAAATACGGCATTCCTTGGTGTTGACTGGCGCGTCGATAATGCTGCGGCATATCTAATTCGCCGCAAAAGAATGAAGGAAATTCTGATAGTTGGAATTTATAACACGCCAGATCGTGAACAGGAATATACGGGTTCGATTGCGGGACACAACTATGTGGATTTTGTCATCCAGGAATTGAAACCGCTGATCGATACAACCTACCGCACAAAAACGGACGCCGAGAACACAGGCGTGATGGGATCTTCCATGGGGGGACTTATCTCTTTCCTTTTTGCGTGGTGGCACCCTGAAGTTTTTTCGAGAGCTGGATGCATGTCGAATTCTTTCTTCTGGAATGACTATCAAATTTTTAAGGAAGTCAGCGAATATGACAGGCCGAAAAAACGTGCGCGCTTTTACCTGGATGTGGGAAGCAAAGAGGTTTTTCTGAAAACCGGCTATCTGCGAATGATCGCGCTGTTACGAAAAAAGGGCTATCGGAAAGGTGTAGACCTTCAGCATTATCTGGTCAAAGGCGCATCGCACGATGAAAAATCCTGGGGAAAGCGAGTCTGGCGCCCCCTCACCTTTCTGTTCGGTCCTTAATTGAAACCGCCAAGACGCCAAGGCGCCAAGAGAATTTTTAAAGTTTACATCTCAAGCAGAAGGGAAGCAGGGTCTTCGATAAAGGCCTTGATGCGGGCGAGGAATTGAACGGATTCGCGGCCATCCACGACGCGATGATCATAGCTTAAAGCGATATACATCATCGGGCGAATCGCAACCTGGCCATTGAACGCCATGGGCCGGTCTTCAATCTTATGAAGGCCGAGAATGGCAACCTGGGGCGGATTCAAGATCGGAGTGCTCATGAGGGAACCAAACACACCGCCATTCGTGATCGTAAAAGTGCCACCACGCAAATCCTCCAACGTTAGAGCCCCGCTATTCGACTTCTCCACGAATGAACGAATCGCCAGCTCAATTTCACTGAATGACATACGGTCTGCATCGCGGAGAACCGGCACGACGAGACCTTCTTCAGCGCCGATTGCAATACCAATATCGTAGTAGTATTTCAGTAGAAGATCGTCATCCTGGAGCTCGGAATTGATTTGCGGAAATTCCTTCAAAGCTCCGATGGCTGCTTTTGTAAAAAAGGAAACGATGCCGAGGCCAACTCCGTATTTCTTCTGGAAAGTTTCCTTATGCCTTTTCCGTAAATCCATCACCGCGCTCACGTCGACTTCGTTATAGGTCGTCAACATGGCTGCGTTGTGTTGCGCTTCCACCAGCCGCTTCGCGATGGTGCGTCTCCTTCGCGAAAGTCGATGGCGCTCTTCTCGTCTCGTTTGAGAAGGCGCAGTTGGAGCTGGCCCAGGAGTTGCCGCCGGTGGCTGCGGAGCCGGTGCAGGTTTTTCCGGTGGTGCTTTTTGCTGTTCTATAAAACTCTGGACATCCTGCAGGGTGATCTGATTTCCAGAACCGCTTCCTGAAACTTGTTTCAAATCCACGCTATGTTCCTGTGCCATCCGGCGCGCTGAGGGAGTCGCTTTTGTTTTATCGGGAGGTGGCGTAGGAGCAGGCTCAGCGCTCTGCGGGCGGGACGCCTGCGGTACATCCGCTTGCGGTTTTTCCTCACCAGCGATTGCGTCCGATATTACGCCCAGGATATCACCAATCTTCACATCCTCTCCCTCTTTTCGCTCGATTCGAGAGAGTTGGCCGGCTCTTTCAGCGCCCACTTCAAGATTCACCTTGTCGGTTTCCAATTCCACCATCGGTTCTCCCGGTTCAACTCGATCCCCTTCCTTTTTCAGCCAGCGCGCAACTGTCGCTTCCACAACCGATTCTCCCAGTGAAGGCACCAGAATTTTTGTTTCACTCATGCTCTACACCTTTACCGCAACTCGAGATTCAATTTGAAATGCTTTTTCAATGAGCTGCTTTTGCCGGAGTGTATGCCGGGCCGCTGAACCTTCTGCGGGACTCGCTTTTCTATTTCTCCCGATGTAACCAAGCGCGCAACGCCCGCGCAACAAGTCCTGCAACAGCGGGCGCAAAAACATCCATGCTCCCATGTTTTCAGGCTCTTCCTGGATCCAGACAACTTCTTCGATTTGCATGTAAGCCTCCAGCACTTGCTCCAGTTGTTCCTTTGGAAATGGATAAAGTTGCTCCAGACGAATGATGGCAATCGGCAAATTCTCTTTTCGCAAGTCACTGGTCATCAGATCCACGTACATTTTTCCGCTGCACAATAGAATGCGCTTCATCGAATCGGCTTGTTCTCTGGCTTGAGCATCATCAATAACAGGAAGCCAGCTTCCTTTTGCGAGATCACGCGCCGACGAAACCGTCATGGGATGGCGCAACAGACTCTTTGGAGTCATCACAACCAGCGGAAGAGGATCCGTTTTCAGCAACAGAGCCTGCCGGCGAAGGAGATGGAAATATTGCGCGGCGGTTGTGCAATTGGCAACGCGTATGTTTGTATCGGCTGCAACTTCCAGAAATCGCTCGAGTCTTCCAGTCGAGTGGTCCGGTCCCTGTCCTTCATATCCATGTGGAAGTAGAAGAACCAGAGAAGGAGTTAATCCCCATTTGGATCGCGCGGAGACCACAAACTCATCGATGATCACCTGGGCGCTGTTGATGAAATCGCCGTACTGAGCTTCCCAGAGCACCAGCCGTCCCGGTTCTTGCACGTTATAACCGTATTCAAAACCCACGGCAGCGGCTTCGGAAAGCGGGCTGTTTCGAATTTCAAAGGCAGCTTTCGCCTGCGGCAAAGCTTGCAGTGGCGTAAAAATGGATCCGTTCTCCACATCATGGAATGTGGCGTGCCGCTGACTGAACGTGCCCCGCTCCGCATCCTGTCCGGTCAAACGAATCGCAATCGCTTCCTCCAGAATGGATGCGAAAGCAAGATCCTCTGCAGCAGCCCAATCAATGGAAGATTCATCGGGATCGTCCAGAGTTTTCCGTTTTCGCTGCATCGCGCGTTCAATTTTGCGATGAAGATGGAGGCCTTCCGGCAATTCGAGCAGAGATTCATGGAGCTTGCGTAAACGTTCCAGTGGGACTGCCGTTTTTACACGCTTGGCTGCCCCCGGTGGAGGCGGACTCGGAAGCGGCTCCACCAGCGCTTCTTCCGCTTTCAATGCTTCCAGCGTTTGTTGCAGCTCATCCATTCCTTTTCGTACCAGGTCCTCCGCCGCAGCAACATCGTAGATTTTTCGCTCCGCCAATTTCTTCGCCCAGATTTCCCGAACGCCCGGATGCTTTTCAATAAGCTGATACATCAATGGCTGTGTAAATGCAGGTTCATCCCCTTCATTATGGCCGTAACGGCGATAACCGATGAGATCAATCAAGAAATCCTTTTGATATTTTGAGCGGTAAGCAAAGGCAAGACGGGCAGCTTCCATGCATGCCTCGGGATCATCCGCATTCACATGCACTACCGGAACTTCAAATCCTTTTGCCATATCGCTCGCGTACAACGTGCTGCGTCCGGCTTCCGGTAGAGTTGTGAAACCGAGCTGATTGTTCGCGATGATGTGGATGGTTCCTCCGGTACGATATCCGGGAATTCTGGAAAGATTCAATGTTTCCGCAACAATTCCCTGTCCGGGAAATGCAGCATCACCATGAATCAGAATGGGAAGCGTCACTCCGTGATTGAATTTCGGAGCGCCACGGTGATCCACATGAGTTCCGGCCGCGCGCGCCATTCCTTCCACAACAGGATTGACCGCCTCTAGATGGCTTGGATTCGGCGCCATGCTCACAATCAGATTAGCGGTTGCTCCTTCCCGCAGACTTCTCCTTGCTCCCGCATGATACTTAACATCACCCATCCAACCGAGATCATCTTCAAAGATCGTTTTTCGCACCGGATCTTTGAACTCTGCAAGCAATTGCACATAGGGTTTATTCAAAACATGCGCCAGCACATTCAGCCGGCCGCGATGCGCCATCCCGATCAGGATGTGCGTCATCCCAAACTCGGCGGACGCTCCGAGTACTTCATCCAGGATCGGAACCATCATGTCCAGGCCTTCCAGCGAAAAGCGGGTCTTTCCTGGAAAAATACGATGCAGAAAACGCTCGAAAACTTCCACCTTCGTCAGCAGTTCCAAAAGCTCTTTGGCTTCCGCAGGATTGTTTGATCGAAACCTTCCGGACTCCGCAGCCTGGCGTAACCAGTCCCGCTCTTCGGGGGAATGAACGTGATCATAATCGTAGCCGGTCGTGGAAGAATAAACTCTCCGCAGAGCCTCAATGGCCTCCCGGGCATTGGCGCAATTCTGGGAGAGAGGACCGCGTATTAAATTCGCCGGTAGCTGAAGCAAATCATTTTCAGTCAGCTCATACGTAGACAATTCCAGCGCCGGATCCCCAGGACGCTCACGCCCCAGCGGATCGAGTTTCGCAGCAAGATGGCCATGTTCACGGATCGCAGTCGCCAAAACGACAGTAGCGACAATCTTATCCACTGCGGCAGCCGATGGCATTGTTGCCACGGCAGTTTCAGCGGAATCAGGACGCCAGGATTCGAAAAATGCGCGCGCGGAAGGGTCCACAGAGCCGGGATCCTTCAAAAAGCGTTCATATAACTCCAGAATGTAACCGGCATTCGGACCATGGAATTCCTTCATCCAATCCATAATCTTCCATTATATAAAGAATATCCTGTACTAAAATAGCGACACCGGAGGATCCATGAAAAAGCTGATTTGGATGGTTGCATTTCTAATTTTAAGCGTGGCTGCTGCAAAAGAGCCACGACAGGTTATACCGGAGCTGAAAGAACGAGTGAAGGAGCTCCCCAGAACGGTAATCGATTATGACCGGAGTCTCTTGAATGATAAGGAAAGGAAGGTGGTAGCTGGACTCATCGAAGCATCGAGCTACATTGATGAGATTTTCTGGCGTCAGGCTTCGGAAGAGAATCCGGCACTAAGAAAAGAATTGGACACGCATCCGGATTCTCTCGCCAAACAATACTTTTACACAATGAAAGGAAGATGGGACCGGGTTCATCATAACGAACCTTTTCTGGGGCCATTCGGAAAAGCAGGTGAAAAGCCGCAAGGTGGAGGCTTTTATCCGCTTGATATGACGAAGGAGGAATTTGAAAAATGGATTGCTGACCATCCGGAGGACAAGGAGAAATTCCAGGGGTTGAATAATGTGATCCGGAGAAAAGAGGGGAAGCTTGTGGCGGTTCCGTATTCGGTATATTACGCAGAATTCTTGAAGCCCGCGGCTGCAAAACTGCGGGAAGCCGCGGCGTTAACCGACAACCAGTCACTGAAATCATTTTTAACCAAGCGCGCGGATGCTTTTTTGTCGGATGACTACTATGAAAGCGACTTCGCATGGATGGATCTTGATTCGAACATTGAAGTGGTGATCGGACCGTATGAAGTTTACGAAGATGGTCTGTTCAACTACAAAGCAGCTTTTGAATCCTTCGTGACTGTAGTGGATAAGCAGGAGAGCGAAAAACTAAAAGTGTATGCGTCACATTTGCCGGCCATGGAAAAAAAATTGCCGATGCCTGATGAACACAAAAATTTGACCCGGGGAACCGATTCACCGATCAAAGTGGTTCAAGAAATCTTTACGGCTGGCGATGCCCGGCGCGGAGTTATGACAGCGGCATTCAATCTGCCCAATGATGAAAAAGTACGGGAAGCGAAAGGTTCCAAGAAAGTCCTGTTAAAGAATGTTATGCAGGCAAAATTCCAGAAGACGGGCGAACCAATTGCAAAAAGAGTTCTGGACCCGTCCCAGGTTTCACTCTTATCCTTTGATGCGTATTTCAACCACACCCTCTTCCATGAATTGGCGCATGGTCTCGGACCGGGAATCATAACAGGACCGGATGGAAAGAAAATTGAAAACCGTTTGCTGCTGAAGAATCTCTATTCTGTGATTGAAGAATGCAAAGCGGATGCGCTCGGTGTCTGGACGCTCTTGTATGCGATCGATCAGAAACTTCAGACCTCCTTTGATAAACCGACTCTCTACGTGACTTACGCCGGCTTGATCTTCCGGCTGATGAGGCATGGAATTGAAGAGGCGCATGGCAAAGCCAACGCCATCCAGTGGAACTGGTTGCGAGAAAAAGGGGCCATTGCAGAAGGCACAGATGGAAGATTCAAAGTTGTTATTGAAAAAATGCCCGAAGGAATTCAATCCCTTTCCAGTGAGCTTTTGATGATTGAAGCAACCGGAGATTTCCCCAGAGCTCAAAAGATGACAGAAAAGTACGGAAAATCAAATCCGGAAATCGAAACCATCAACGCTCAGTTGAAAGACCTTCCCGTGGATATCAGTCCCATTTTCTCCGCCGCCGGAGAAAAATAGAACTTTATCGTCTATCTTTGAGGCCCATGACGCCGGCGGCCTCGGCGCAGTGAACGCAGCAGAACATTTTCCCATGGTCTTCGACGCCATGGCCAACGATGCGGCAGCCGCAGTGGTTGCAAACCGGCGCAAGCATATGAATGGCGCATTCAAAGCTATCAAATGTGTGTGTTTTCCCCGCAAGAATCACCTGAAAAGTTTTATCGTAATCATTCCCACAACTATCACAAACAGGCATGATTTCATCCTCCTGAGTTGAAGCTATGACGCTGGAGTCGAATTGGCAACCAGGTGAAGATAGCGACTGAAGTCGCTACTACAAACTAGGAACGAAGCTCATCCCAGAGTTTGACGTGTTTTGTTTCGCGAATGTAGAGTGATCCAACGATAAAAGTCATTGCAGCGACCGAAATGGGATAGATCAAACCGGCAAAAATGTTACCGGTTACGGTAACAATGGAGGTGGAGATAAATGGGGTCAAACCACCAAACCAGCCATTGCCGAAATGATAGGGGATAGACATCGAAGTATAGCGAATGCGCGTAGGAAAGAGTTCTACCAGAAATGCTGCAATAGGTCCATACACCATCGTGACGTAAATCACCTGAATAAAAATAAGGACCGTGAGTATGGGAATATTCGGACTCACACCGCCACCTGAAAATCTGTGCATCGCTTTGTAGATGGGGTAATACGTAATGGCCGCAATCAAACAACCGGCCATCATTATTTTCTTCCGCCCGATGCGGTCCGATAACTTTCCAAAAACCACAAAAAAAGGAGTTGCAGCAAGAAGCGCGATAGCAACAATGATATTGGCAGTGACAAAATTTATTTTCAGCGCTGTTTGCAAAAAGAACAAACTGTAAAACTGTCCGGTGTACCACACAACGGCCTGACCTGCCGTCGCTCCGAGCAGTGCCATAATCATCAGCTTGCGATTTTCCGGATTGCGAAAAGTCTCCGACAGCGGTTTCCGGGAGGTTTTGCCGGCGGCCTTCATTTCCGCAAACAACGGTGATTCCTTCAGCTTCATTCGTATGTAATAAGACATCGCCACAAGGAGAACAGATAGAAGGAAAGGAATTCTCCATCCCCATTCCTTGAATTCCGCTTCACCGAGTGACAGCCGTGTGATCAGGATGATCCCGAGCGATAAAAAGAGTCCGAGAGTTGCTGTCGTCTGAATATAGCTCGTGTAATAACCACGTTGATGATCGGGCGCATGCTCCGCAACATAAGTCGCTGCGCCACCATATTCCCCTCCCAGAGCAAGACCCTGAAGAAGTCGCAGACTCACCAGAATGATCGGGGCGAAAATTCCGATTTGACCATACGTCGGAAGAAGTCCAATCACTGTTGTGGCTCCGCCCATAATCAAAAGCGTTAAAAGAAAAGCGTACTTACGGCCCACCAGATCACCGATTCGTCCAAAGACAATGGCGCCGAAAGGACGCACCAGAAATCCTGTTGCGAATGTGGCGAGCAGCACAAGAAATTGAATTGCCGGATCTCCTGGCGGATAAAAAAGCGGAGCTATGATCGTTCCAAGGCTTCCAAAAATATAGAAGTCATACCATTCGATCATCGTGCCCGCAGAAGATGCTGCGATTACCTGCCAGATTTTAAGGTCGGGCGTCTTTACAGTATTTTGTGAATTCATTCGCAGTTACCCTACACTACTTCCGACGTAAAGAAAAACAGGAAGAGACGAGTGACACCGCAAAAGGAACGGCAAAGTTCAACAGGAGTCGAACGGTACTCGGTAATGCGACGGCAGATGAGAAAAGAACGTCTGACATGTTGATGAAGGTTAATAGGGAACCGACTACCATCGAAATCAGGAGGGCCCGCTTAATCATTACCGCTTAGAATCTTAGCAACGTCCCGGCGATTGTATCGCTTCGCAAGTTGGAGGGCCGTAAAACCCTCAAGATCTTTTGCGTCCAGAAGCGCTCCTTGCTTCAACAGTAACCGTACAATCTCGACATGACCGCGTGAGGCTGCATTCATCAGTGGTGTTTTTCCTTTTCCCGTTTTTGCATTGATATCGGCCCCTGCCTCCAACAAAGCTTTGGCCAGTTGGACGTTGCCGCGATGCGAAGCATGGTGCAAAGCAGTTACACCGTACAAACCTTTGCTATTTACGTTTGCCTTCGCTTCAATCAACGCTGTACCGATTTCGGTAAAACCCCAGATTGCCGCTTCCAGCAGAGGTGTGGCCCCCTTTTCATGCGCCACATCCGGATCAGCTCCCGATTTCAACAGCGTACGTACCGCTTCAAGATGGCCGAATCCAACAGCCTGAGTAAGAGCCGTTCCCTGACCATGATCTCTCTCATTAACGTTGCTTCCTGCTTTCGCAAGCTCATCAATAACCTCAGCACGGCCCACCGCCGCGGCGGCGATTAAGGCTGTCCAACCTTTGTAATCCTTTAAATGAACATTCGCGCCGCGGTCCAACAACAATCGAACGGTGTCTACATGCCCTCCTTCGGCAGCTTCCATCAGCACCGTTAATCCTTCAGACGTCCTGTGATTCACGTTGGCGCCTTTATCAAGCAGGCCCCGAACAATCTCCGTTTGTCCTGCAGCAGCAGCGGCCATTAAAGCAACATCATTGTCTTCCGCCACGAAAGCGATCACAGGATAAAGAAAAATCAGAACAGCGATTGCCGTTAGTTTCATTTGCTTTATCTTATACCTCTTGAACATTTTCTGAGATAATCGGTATTCTACGTTCTCAGGAGGAATATGTCCGATGAAAGTCTATTCCCTAACATCTTCCATCGCTTTTCTTTTATTATTAACGACGGTTTTACAGGGGGCTTCCTTGCCAGAATTGAAGTTTGAAAAGTATACGTTGCCGAATGGTCTGGATGTAATTCTACATGAAGATCATTCGATTCCCATGGTCGCGGTCAATGTGTGGTATCACGTTGGCTCGAAGAATGAAAAGCCGGGTCGTACCGGTTTTGCGCATCTTTTTGAACACATGATGTTTCAAGGATCCAAACATCACGACAAAGAATTTTTTGAGCCATTGCAAAAAGTGGGCGGGGCAATCAACGGTTCCACGAACGAAGACAGGACGAATTACTGGGAGAATGTGCCAAGCGATCAGCTGGAGCTCGCGCTCTGGTTGGAAGCGGACCGAATGGGTTTTTTGCTGCCGGCGATGACCAAAGAGAAGCTCGATAATCAGCGGGATGTCGTAAAAAATGAGCGTCGACAGGGGCTTGAAAATCAGCCTTACGCAAAAGCATACGATCTGATCCCTTCACTTCTATATCCGAAGGATCATCCCTATTCCTGGCCGGTAATTGGGAGCATGGCGGATCTAACTGCCGCATCCATGGAAGACATATCGGAATTTTTTAGGACATATTACGCTCCCAACAATGCATCTCTTTGCGTTGCCGGCGATTTTGATCCTGCGGAAGCGAAGAAGCTGGTGGAAAAATATTTTTCATCCATTCCCGCCGGTCCACCTATCGATCGTTTGGAAGCATGGAGTCCGAAACTGGAAGGAGTGCGTCGCGCAGTTCAACAGGATCAGGTATCACTTCCCAGATTGTTCATGGTCTGGCATAGTCCGGCGTCCTACACGCCCGGTGACGCCGAGATGGATATTCTTTCCGGCATTTTGACGTTTGGAAAAACATCACGACTCTACAAAGCGCTCGTTTACGATCAGCAGATTGCGCAGGATGTATCGTCCGCGCAGTTTTCACAGGAGATTGGTTCTGTCTTTTTAATTCAGGCAACAGCACGGGAAGGTCACACATTGGAGGAGTTGGAAAAAGGGATCGACTCGGAGTTGATCAAGCTCTTCGCAAAAGGGATCACTCCGGAAGAATTGAGTCAGATGCAAAACGTTTCCGAGGCTCAATTTGTGCGTTCTCTTGCTCTGGTGGGTGGATTCGGCGGCCGGGCGGATCGTTTGAACGAGTACAACACATTTCTCGGAGATCCGGGCAAGTTGGAATGGGACAGGGAACGCTATTCAAAGGCCACCACAGCAGGCGTGGATCGATATACGAAAGACACTCTGGACCTGAACAGGCGCGCGATTTTGTACGTTGTGCCGCAGGGCACCCTCCAGGCGTCGGAAGGCAAATTGGATCGCAACGTGCAGCCGAAAAGCGCCGGGGAACGAAAATTTCAGCCGCCGGCAATTCAGCGAGCAAAGCTTTCTAATGGGTTAGAAGTGATGCTTGTGGAAGATCACAAACTGCCACTTGTGCAATTGAATCTTGTTTTCAAAAGCGGATGGGCGGCCGATCCGCAGGAACGTCCGGGCGCGGGAGCATTGACCGCGGAACTTCTGGATGAAGGAACCATAACACGGACCGCCATTCAGATATCGCAGGCAGCGCAAGCGATCGGAGCGAGTTTCGGCACGTCAAGTTCTTTCGATGGCGCAGTCGTTCAATTGAACGTGCTGAAAAAAAATCTGGATACGGGACTCGTGCTGATGTCTGATGTTGTTTTGAACCCGACTTTCCCGAAAGAAGAATTGGAGCGGCAACGAAAAATATATCTCGGTAGGATTCAACAGGAAGCAAAGGATCCGTCCGTTGCGGCAAGGAAAACATTTATGCGGGCGCTGTACGGTTCCTCTCATCCTTACGGGCAGCCTTATACAGGATCAGGCACAGAATCTTCTATTCAAGCGATTCAACGCGAGGATCTCGTGGGTTACTACAAGGTAAATTATGTGCCAAACAATGCCACAGCGGTCGTTGCTGGAGACATCACGCTGGAAGAGGCAAAAAGAAAATTGGAAAGTGCTTTCAAGTCCTGGGAACAGGGAAATGTGCCTGAGAATCAAATACCGGACCCGCAAGCGCCTGCAAAGACAAAAATTATTCTTGTGGATAAACCCAATGCGGCGCAGAGCGTTATTTATGCAGGCCATCTTGGAATCCGGCGCAATGATCCGGATTACATGGCTTCGCAAGTGTTAAACCGCGCTTTTGGCGGGAAATTCACCAGCCGTATCAACATGAATTTGCGTGAAAACAAAGGATATTCGTACGGTTTGCGCTCCTCCTTCATGGATTCGCGCGGAGTGGGAGCATTCTGGATTGCGGCGCCTGTTCAGACACAAAGCACAAAGGAATCGATCACGGAAATCATCAAGGAGCTCCGCGATCTGGCGGGGGATCGACCGTTAACTGCCGACGAGCT contains the following coding sequences:
- the odhB gene encoding 2-oxoglutarate dehydrogenase complex dihydrolipoyllysine-residue succinyltransferase, with the translated sequence MSETKILVPSLGESVVEATVARWLKKEGDRVEPGEPMVELETDKVNLEVGAERAGQLSRIERKEGEDVKIGDILGVISDAIAGEEKPQADVPQASRPQSAEPAPTPPPDKTKATPSARRMAQEHSVDLKQVSGSGSGNQITLQDVQSFIEQQKAPPEKPAPAPQPPAATPGPAPTAPSQTRREERHRLSRRRRTIAKRLVEAQHNAAMLTTYNEVDVSAVMDLRKRHKETFQKKYGVGLGIVSFFTKAAIGALKEFPQINSELQDDDLLLKYYYDIGIAIGAEEGLVVPVLRDADRMSFSEIELAIRSFVEKSNSGALTLEDLRGGTFTITNGGVFGSLMSTPILNPPQVAILGLHKIEDRPMAFNGQVAIRPMMYIALSYDHRVVDGRESVQFLARIKAFIEDPASLLLEM
- a CDS encoding 2-oxoglutarate dehydrogenase E1 component translates to MDWMKEFHGPNAGYILELYERFLKDPGSVDPSARAFFESWRPDSAETAVATMPSAAAVDKIVATVVLATAIREHGHLAAKLDPLGRERPGDPALELSTYELTENDLLQLPANLIRGPLSQNCANAREAIEALRRVYSSTTGYDYDHVHSPEERDWLRQAAESGRFRSNNPAEAKELLELLTKVEVFERFLHRIFPGKTRFSLEGLDMMVPILDEVLGASAEFGMTHILIGMAHRGRLNVLAHVLNKPYVQLLAEFKDPVRKTIFEDDLGWMGDVKYHAGARRSLREGATANLIVSMAPNPSHLEAVNPVVEGMARAAGTHVDHRGAPKFNHGVTLPILIHGDAAFPGQGIVAETLNLSRIPGYRTGGTIHIIANNQLGFTTLPEAGRSTLYASDMAKGFEVPVVHVNADDPEACMEAARLAFAYRSKYQKDFLIDLIGYRRYGHNEGDEPAFTQPLMYQLIEKHPGVREIWAKKLAERKIYDVAAAEDLVRKGMDELQQTLEALKAEEALVEPLPSPPPPGAAKRVKTAVPLERLRKLHESLLELPEGLHLHRKIERAMQRKRKTLDDPDESSIDWAAAEDLAFASILEEAIAIRLTGQDAERGTFSQRHATFHDVENGSIFTPLQALPQAKAAFEIRNSPLSEAAAVGFEYGYNVQEPGRLVLWEAQYGDFINSAQVIIDEFVVSARSKWGLTPSLVLLLPHGYEGQGPDHSTGRLERFLEVAADTNIRVANCTTAAQYFHLLRRQALLLKTDPLPLVVMTPKSLLRHPMTVSSARDLAKGSWLPVIDDAQAREQADSMKRILLCSGKMYVDLMTSDLRKENLPIAIIRLEQLYPFPKEQLEQVLEAYMQIEEVVWIQEEPENMGAWMFLRPLLQDLLRGRCALGYIGRNRKASPAEGSAARHTLRQKQLIEKAFQIESRVAVKV
- a CDS encoding peptidase produces the protein MKKLIWMVAFLILSVAAAKEPRQVIPELKERVKELPRTVIDYDRSLLNDKERKVVAGLIEASSYIDEIFWRQASEENPALRKELDTHPDSLAKQYFYTMKGRWDRVHHNEPFLGPFGKAGEKPQGGGFYPLDMTKEEFEKWIADHPEDKEKFQGLNNVIRRKEGKLVAVPYSVYYAEFLKPAAAKLREAAALTDNQSLKSFLTKRADAFLSDDYYESDFAWMDLDSNIEVVIGPYEVYEDGLFNYKAAFESFVTVVDKQESEKLKVYASHLPAMEKKLPMPDEHKNLTRGTDSPIKVVQEIFTAGDARRGVMTAAFNLPNDEKVREAKGSKKVLLKNVMQAKFQKTGEPIAKRVLDPSQVSLLSFDAYFNHTLFHELAHGLGPGIITGPDGKKIENRLLLKNLYSVIEECKADALGVWTLLYAIDQKLQTSFDKPTLYVTYAGLIFRLMRHGIEEAHGKANAIQWNWLREKGAIAEGTDGRFKVVIEKMPEGIQSLSSELLMIEATGDFPRAQKMTEKYGKSNPEIETINAQLKDLPVDISPIFSAAGEK
- a CDS encoding MHS family MFS transporter, which codes for MNSQNTVKTPDLKIWQVIAASSAGTMIEWYDFYIFGSLGTIIAPLFYPPGDPAIQFLVLLATFATGFLVRPFGAIVFGRIGDLVGRKYAFLLTLLIMGGATTVIGLLPTYGQIGIFAPIILVSLRLLQGLALGGEYGGAATYVAEHAPDHQRGYYTSYIQTTATLGLFLSLGIILITRLSLGEAEFKEWGWRIPFLLSVLLVAMSYYIRMKLKESPLFAEMKAAGKTSRKPLSETFRNPENRKLMIMALLGATAGQAVVWYTGQFYSLFFLQTALKINFVTANIIVAIALLAATPFFVVFGKLSDRIGRKKIMMAGCLIAAITYYPIYKAMHRFSGGGVSPNIPILTVLIFIQVIYVTMVYGPIAAFLVELFPTRIRYTSMSIPYHFGNGWFGGLTPFISTSIVTVTGNIFAGLIYPISVAAMTFIVGSLYIRETKHVKLWDELRS
- a CDS encoding ankyrin repeat domain-containing protein, whose translation is MKLTAIAVLIFLYPVIAFVAEDNDVALMAAAAAGQTEIVRGLLDKGANVNHRTSEGLTVLMEAAEGGHVDTVRLLLDRGANVHLKDYKGWTALIAAAAVGRAEVIDELAKAGSNVNERDHGQGTALTQAVGFGHLEAVRTLLKSGADPDVAHEKGATPLLEAAIWGFTEIGTALIEAKANVNSKGLYGVTALHHASHRGNVQLAKALLEAGADINAKTGKGKTPLMNAASRGHVEIVRLLLKQGALLDAKDLEGFTALQLAKRYNRRDVAKILSGND
- a CDS encoding insulinase family protein, whose amino-acid sequence is MKVYSLTSSIAFLLLLTTVLQGASLPELKFEKYTLPNGLDVILHEDHSIPMVAVNVWYHVGSKNEKPGRTGFAHLFEHMMFQGSKHHDKEFFEPLQKVGGAINGSTNEDRTNYWENVPSDQLELALWLEADRMGFLLPAMTKEKLDNQRDVVKNERRQGLENQPYAKAYDLIPSLLYPKDHPYSWPVIGSMADLTAASMEDISEFFRTYYAPNNASLCVAGDFDPAEAKKLVEKYFSSIPAGPPIDRLEAWSPKLEGVRRAVQQDQVSLPRLFMVWHSPASYTPGDAEMDILSGILTFGKTSRLYKALVYDQQIAQDVSSAQFSQEIGSVFLIQATAREGHTLEELEKGIDSELIKLFAKGITPEELSQMQNVSEAQFVRSLALVGGFGGRADRLNEYNTFLGDPGKLEWDRERYSKATTAGVDRYTKDTLDLNRRAILYVVPQGTLQASEGKLDRNVQPKSAGERKFQPPAIQRAKLSNGLEVMLVEDHKLPLVQLNLVFKSGWAADPQERPGAGALTAELLDEGTITRTAIQISQAAQAIGASFGTSSSFDGAVVQLNVLKKNLDTGLVLMSDVVLNPTFPKEELERQRKIYLGRIQQEAKDPSVAARKTFMRALYGSSHPYGQPYTGSGTESSIQAIQREDLVGYYKVNYVPNNATAVVAGDITLEEAKRKLESAFKSWEQGNVPENQIPDPQAPAKTKIILVDKPNAAQSVIYAGHLGIRRNDPDYMASQVLNRAFGGKFTSRINMNLRENKGYSYGLRSSFMDSRGVGAFWIAAPVQTQSTKESITEIIKELRDLAGDRPLTADELADAKDNIVKGFPQQFQTLSSIASLMSELVLYDLPEDYWTKSMSEINAVTTDMASKAAKQHLQPDALMVVVVGDRQKIESKIRELNLGEIEIFDPATL